From Miscanthus floridulus cultivar M001 chromosome 15, ASM1932011v1, whole genome shotgun sequence, the proteins below share one genomic window:
- the LOC136507996 gene encoding protein BYPASS1-LIKE-like encodes MPVTDYQGSTSSPFSFGRSLLSLRRDTTAIMPSGEEADLEAFQRHVASTLAELLPAADAGAGDEFLSAAWIRRLLEAFVLCQEEFRVVVAQARRRAGAQLPVAAERMVAEFHERAVKALDVCNAARDGVDQVRRWERLADIAASALGAPGEVHEGQLRRARKALTDLSTLLVDDAAAASGAGGVASFLSSHRNRSFGRARASPSRTAVAGAAASASASHFRSLSWSVSRTWSAARQLQAIGAGLAAPRAHEAGLAAPVYSMGCVLHLTAWALVAAVPCPDRGNALQAHHLPAAPPRAAFPWAPPLLALQERLAEEGKRKDRRHSCGLLKEIHSLEKSTQKLAEAIDAAPIPLFGDRENDVREAAAELAAVCESMRDGLEPLERLVREVFHRIVRSRVDGLDSSMHNAD; translated from the coding sequence ATGCCGGTGACGGACTACCAGGGCTCAACCTCCTCGCCCTTCTCCTTCGGCCGCTCGCTGCTCTCGCTGCGCAgggacaccaccgccatcatgcCGTCGGGCGAGGAGGCCGACCTCGAGGCGTTCCAGCGCCACGTAGCGTCCACGCTCGCGGAGCTGCTTCCCGCGGCGGACGCCGGTGCCGGCGACGAGTTCCTCTCCGCCGCGTGGATCCGCCGCCTGCTGGAGGCGTTCGTGCTGTGCCAGGAGGAGTTCCGCGTCGTGGTCGCGCAGGCGCGGCGCCGCGCCGGGGCACAGCTGCCCGTGGCCGCCGAGAGGATGGTGGCGGAGTTCCACGAGCGCGCCGTCAAGGCGCTCGACGTCTGCAACGCGGCGCGGGACGGCGTGGACCAGGTGCGCCGCTGGGAGCGCCTCGCCGACATCGCGGCCTCCGCGCTGGGGGCCCCCGGGGAGGTCCACGAGGGCCAGCTCCGCCGCGCGCGCAAGGCGCTCACGGACCTCTCCACTCTGCTCGTCGACGACGCCGCCGCGGCCTCGGGGGCCGGCGGCgtcgcctccttcctctcctcccaCCGCAACCGCTCCTTCGGCCGCGCGCGGGCGTCCCCGTCGCGCACCGCCGTCGCGGGCGCCgcggcctccgcctccgcctcccacTTCCGCTCCCTCTCCTGGAGCGTGTCCCGCACCTGGTCCGCCGCGCGCCAGCTGCAGGCCATCGGGGCCGGGCTCGCCGCCCCGCGCGCGCACGAGGCGGGCCTCGCCGCGCCCGTCTACTCCATGGGCTGCGTGCTCCACCTCACAGCCTGGGCGCTCGTCGCCGCCGTCCCGTGCCCGGACCGCGGCAACGCGCTGCAGGCGCACCatctgccggcggcgccgccgcgcGCCGCGTTCCCCTGGGCGCCGCCTCTCCTCGCCCTGCAGGAACGCCTCGCCGAGGAGGGCAAGCGCAAGGACAGGCGCCATTCCTGCGGCCTGCTCAAGGAGATCCACTCGCTCGAGAAGTCCACGCAGAAGCTCGCCGAGGCAATCGACGCGGCCCCCATCCCGCTCTTCGGTGACAGGGAGAACGACGTGCGGGAGGCTGCCGCGGAGCTCGCCGCCGTGTGCGAATCCATGAGGGACGGCCTGGAGCCGCTGGAAAGGCTGGTGCGCGAGGTGTTCCACCGCATTGTGCGCAGCCGCGTCGATGGCCTCGATTCATCCATGCACAATGCCGACTGA